CTCTGACAATGTTCTGCGATGATGTCCCCTGGACAAAACGGAAGGGGCCACCATTCTCTTTCTCGCCGAAAGCATCTCCATCATTTCGATTAGGATAGACACTTTTCGTGAAGAGCTTGATGAAGCGAACAAGTTTTTGGGTGGAGAAGAAAGCGACTAGACTAATAAAGAAACTTACTCGAAGTGTCTTTGCTCTTACTGCTTGGCTCACTCAGTGCTTTGCTTTGCTTATTCGTTTCACTTCACTTCACTTCCTCCTTTTGGCTTCTGGCGATTGGTTCCTACCAAGGAGGCGATGGGTTAGGTGTGCATAAGCTTCGagcttttttatatatgcaatgTAGCTTCTGAGCAGGATCCACTAAGTGGGTAAGCCTGTTTGTTGCCAAAGCTCATGGAGTACCACACAGTGTTGTACAGCGTCAGCACCTTGTTCATTCTTTAGGTCTCGATTTTCGGCATATTCATCGATTGCAAAATGAGTTGACTATGGTCATGTTTGGCTGCCTTTTTTTGTTCCCcaacatcattttttatgagTCAAATCCAAAAACCACCAGCAACGTTCGATAACacaacaattttttatgtatggAAACTTTACAAACACAACAATGGGATAAAGTGGTGTCACTACTTCAACTTGAACAAATATTGCTGCTTTCTTCGCATTGAAGCTTgacagcatatatatatatatatatatatatatatatatatatatatatatatatatatatatatatatatatatatatatatatatatatagagagagagagagagagagagagagagagagatacttaATTTATATTGTAAAAGAATATCATTTATACAAAAATTATTATAATTTCCGTTACGtcacaaccaaaaaaaaatcactaagtATCACTTACTCCAAAAACAATATTGATAGATCCGACAATTAAAACCATAAAATCAGCTCCAATGGGACATGACTAATCTAGATCTGGACTTTCTTCCCAATATTGGGGTTTTATTGCTTTATCTCAAGTGTATCTGCTGTAGTACTGTTTGGCAGCtcgaacgcatttttaacatgttgGTCAAGACAAATTTCTATGCTGGTCCTTTCTCTGCATGTGCATAACGGTCTAAAAGAACCGTTGTATACATTTATTTGGTACGTTGAACAAATTACCAATACTACATAATGATCTAAAATGACTGCTCAGTTGCTCTACCAATTATGCAATTCATAAGTTGGAGTTCTTTGGAGCAtcataatttgaaaatttcaatgaACTGTAGCTAGTTTTGAATTCCTATACGCTTATAGGAGTCTATTTGTTTCATAATCACTTCTAGTCATTTTGAGCATTTGTTGCAGCAATTTAAAGTGTCATAAAAGTTCATTTGCGTCATTTGCACTCACTGAATTACATGCCACAAAATCTTCTAGTGATATCAAGGTCAGATTTGAAATACATCACTTTTAAGTTCATGTCAAGATATGCATATCCCTTCCAAAGAGTGTGAAATTTTCTCTCTGAAAAAAATCTCCCTTCCAATGCGGACCTTGGAAAAGTTCCGCTCTTCTTTTATCTTGCTTTTTTTCACTTTGCTACCCTTACTCTTTCATTGACAGGGCAATTCCTTATGGTGTCCAAACATTCAGAAAGACGTAAAATAAGCGAAAATCCTCCAATCACCTTGCTTTCATGTTCTATTCTTATGCTCGACATCCTTATTCATTAAGGCCAACAAACCTAAACACTACAATTCCCCTGAATCTCGTCACTTGAAATGGAAGCAATGAAAACAATAGGTGTGATCAACACACATTGGCATGTTGGTGTCATTTCTATTTCGTTTTTTAAAAATACGTTTAAGtattaaataaaatgaaaaaacatttttttttttacagtatGCGCTGATCAATAGGACTACTACACTTGGCTAGTTTTGATAATACTGCTTTACCCAAATTTCCAATTGGGTGTTGCCGTTCTTGTAGAAAGAAACAATAGAATAGACCAGCTTATAAGCCAGTTTAGTTGGACGCAGTAATATAAATTCCTATGAATGGGAAGAACAAACTTCAAAGGATTGCATGATAGTTTGATAACAATCTACGCACGATCTAAGTGGACCAGAGGACTTCAACTCCGAACCCTTGATCCGCATTATCACATCACGAATGGAGTTAAAACATTGGATCTGACCCAAATTTGGCTCCAACCCAAAGGtcaaaaaccctaaacccttcAACTCCACGTCCTCCGATTTGGGGAATTCCCATTTTCCGAGCTGTCTTTCCTACATCTTCTGAAAGGCACCCCGAAGAAAGAGGGGGGAGATACATCTTCTGAAAGGCACCCTGAAGAAAGACGGGGGAGATGAAGCCGGTGGTGGGTGTGGTGGTGTCGAACAAGATGCAGAAgtcggtggtggtggcggtggatCACCTCTTCCATCACAAGTTGTATAACCGATACATTAGGAGGACCAGTAAGTTCATGGCCCATGACGAGAACAATGACTGCAACATTGGCGATCGGGTTCGTTACTAGTTCTTTCTCGCTCTTTCTCCCTATCGCGATGTCGGCATGCAATTAGATGATTAGCAGGACATCTTGGTCTTGCTTTCTGTGTGTGATTTCCATCACCAGCTTGAAAATGAGCCGTTTCTCATTATACCATGTCGAGGATCTGATTCACTTCAAATTTTGCTCATACACGAACATATCCTTATGGTTTAGCGAGGAAAATATGAGATTGAATCCACTTCTATGGGAGTCTACGGATTAACGAGGAAAGTCTGGGATTCTATTCTCTTCAAATTCTCACTATCCTTCGACCCCTTTTTCCCTTTATATCAAGACTGAGGGAATAtggtttcttttcccttctaCCAGGATTGgaggaaatttttattttgattttcttggaTTTTTGCTTACATGAAGGGAATTGGTTCCGTAATGCATTTTCTCGTTGGTCTGGTATTACCATTACAGTTCAAGACTGATAACCTCCTTTTCAGTCAGGACAAATGAAAGCCTGTTTTGGTCTCTTTTATatttcttcgtcttcttcttgtgattTTAGTTGGtgaattttccttttaattaggagtgggtttttttttgttctcattgtGCTTCTTCAGGTGAAGCTTGATCCTTCAAGACCCCTGAGCAAGAGAAAACGCTGGGTTGTTGCTGAGATATTGAAGAAGGCCATGATTTATGTCCCCCTGCGGCAGAAAAACCACTAGGAGATTCTAAGTCCAAATAAGGTTTAATTTTGGTAGCTGATCTGGTCATTCTCTTGTCATCGAGTGCTAAACCCGTTCTTGTATGGTAATTGTACTACTATGCTTCTTTGGAGATAATTTATTTGGTAGTTATTATCCGGAATTTCCAACTGGTCCATCGTACATAGTTGCTTCACAATACTAATGTGGACACTCTTTCATTGTGGATAATGAAGAATTTTATGTTGTCCTTTTTAGATGGAGTCCGTTATTTGAACATCGTTGGTGAAAGATGACGATGTTGGTGGCACTGGAAAGAATGACCTTGAAGCATTCTTTCTCACTTTTCCTGCTTTGCCCAATTCGAACCCATGCATTGTTTATGCTGTCTCGAACTCATGTTCATTgtcaattttgtttcatttccaTCCGTCTTCAGTTGTCAGTCATCAAAAGGTTGTTCGAACTTTTGGGATTTAATGTCACCACATTTTCTTCTATGTCCAGTTTCTAGGCACCCAAACATCTTCCAGgtaagacatagccgatgccaCCACGATAAAATTCTCAAAACGTCTGTAGCCACTGCATCTCGTTGATCAATGTAATGCTTTGAGCTCCTTATGCCggactaatttttttttcagctgTGCCAGTTTCAGCCATTTCTGAGCAAGAGATTTTCTTGGGGAGACCTTAAAACTGGTTTTCTGAGGAATGATGTCTGTTTATAAGGTACTCATTTGTTTCATCAGGTGCGAAGCAAAACCCACTTTATCTGCATGGGTCGTACAGTCCCATATCAACAGAAAGTTGACTCCTGCCTGGGGAAGATTGGTTCTAGGTTGCCTTCATAATAAGCTGGAGGTGATGaatttaattgcattttttatgatattgGTGACTGATTTGGACATACAATTTATATACAGTGGTGAATTTGACGCACTTTGTGGTCTTGTACATTATCCTGTTTGGCAAACACTTTTTGTTGCATGATGTTCATGTGAAACAAAGCACTGGATGTTCTGGTTAGAACAATTTGGTGCTAATTACCAAATATATCTTTTATATTGGGAGTTTGGAATTGGAAAAACCCAGTTATCCATGATAAAGGAACAACCTTTGGTTTTGGAGTAGAAGGCAATGTCAATGGCTCCAACTTTTTCTGGACAAGTGATGGCACATTAAAATGCATAATGAGCAATGTACCCGAAATAAAGAAAAACCAGACAACAGGGAAAGAACATCTTTGGCTTCACATACCCCAATACAGTGAATATGAAACCTGAAAGCCCTAAAAGTACTTGTGAGGAATTTCCTTTATCATCGCATGGGGAGAAGTTACAAGGAGGGACTTCAAAACTTGGTGTTTGCACCTAAGACTATTGTGAGTGCAGTTCCTAGCCTACAATATTTGGATTAGAGGGCATACACTTCACATTCAAACATTTTCATCCTGGCCCAGTTTTATCATCAGCTTGTGAATCTGACCACATTGATTAAATGTCGCAAGTAGGTTCATCCCTTGCTATATTGTCAAGTTTGGGTATGCCTGCCATTGAAAGGGAGGAAACCGAACGGTTTTCCAACCTAGGCCTTTCATTATATGGCATTTAATGGGATCTTTTTCCCTCAGCCTGGTTTCAGGGGTTTaactgaaagagaaaaaggacgCCTTACTAATGTTTGGAACGTCACTTTCGAATAGTGAATGCGATGATCTGTGAAAACATTCTCCTTACTAATTTTTGAAATGCCTCTTTTGGTCTATAAACACTTTCTTTATGTTGCAATAATTTAACTACATAACAATATATCTAGTGCATGTGGTGAGTTTGGATTTTAGTAggaaaaattttcttatttcttgatACATAATCGCAGTTATATTGAGTGGATGCTGAACATGGAATTTGATTCTTCaaacaaacatggtattttgGTCCGTATGAATGTTTTTGGCAGTTTCATTTAGTCACCTTGTTCACTAAGCTCAGAAATTTTGGAACTTTCTACTGCTCAATTATTTCAACAGTTCGTGCACTGTTCAATTATGTTTAAGGGTGGGCTACCACGATGAAGGAATTTGGTGGTAACACTATGTCAACGTTGATTAAACCTGGTAGTCTTTGCCAACATATTTGCTAGATAAAAGTTATCTTTTGGTGTTAAATAGATCTgtataaaggagaaaaaacagtCTGAGAATGAGGAAGTTTGTGAAACCTTCTAAAAATGTGGAACGATCTTAATTGGTTAATCTCTCATTTTGGGACAAACTGTTAGAGGTTGAGGATGTTTTTGGCTCCTGAATCAGCTGAAGATAGTAAAGCTCCTATGTGCATCTATAAAACTGGCCAATGCCGAGTTTAGAAACCCTTGCTCGAGTCAGAGGGTGTTTTTCCCTTCTGCACCTTTCTGCCATTGGGGAATTTCTACGGTGGGTTCCGAAATTTGAGAACAACATTCATGCTCTACTTCTGCTGTAAGTGTAAAATGGTGATACATTGTCTAGCATGGCATATATATCAGCATGAACCTTTACTTGTTTCATTGGATGCCAGGATTCAAGTGGACGGTCATTTGAATCTCAAAGCTTAATGTATTTGTCTCATAGCGCATGATCTGATATCGACCAGCCTCTTTCTGTCTGTCCCATGAAACAAGGAACATGTTTTCGTGTATGGGCCTAAAATCGCATAATGGTTTATGCCAAGCAATTCGCGGCTGCGTATTGAACCTTTGAACTCCAACTCCAAGTTCTCAAATTTAATCTTCAAGGAGTTGGAAAAAAGGATTTTCTCGGTTTGATCGCACATTATTTCTTTTTCCGTTTTAGATTGCTTAGCGTGCACACGTGCTGATTTAATCAATTGCAACCACGAACAGAGGCATCCTCAAGTACCCTTCACCACGGCGACACCAAAAGGAAAGGTCGCAGAGCTCTGCAGCTCTCTCAACGGCTTAGAATAAAGCTATGACCACAGCTGCCTATGGTGAGGATCTTTTCTCAGCCGTTCCATCCCTTGAGTTCCTTTTGCATTCTTAGGCGCAGATTTGTGTACAAGGTTTTGTATTGATAACTGGATCCTGTTTACTCCATCAGACCTGATATTGATAACATTGGCTTTGATGAATTCCAACTAAGGGACGAGAACTTCAAAGCCCCTTCAGAAACAAGGGAACCCGTGGAAAACAAAATCCAACAACAATGTCACTGGTTCAAATGGTTCTGATATCTTCAGAGATTCAGTTAGAACCCAATTTGCGATTTGGActtggaaggaaaaaaaaaattccaaataaATTCAGATTGGATCTGAATACATCAATCAAAATGAAGTAGTTCGAACCGTATCTTTATGTCGGATATTGGCTAATTCCTAATCAAAGTCAAATGCAAGCGCAACTgttgtatgcatatatatgtaatgtttTAGGCTTTCATTATTGGATTGGAGCGTCTCATATCACAGGTTTCAACTCTACCTGGTCGGATCTTACTTAGACTCATATTCAATTGAATCTAACACTGTAGGTTTGATTCATAGTACTAAAACCTAATTTCATACAGAACCGATTTGCACACTACCTTGAGATTCCGGATGTCAGTCTCACTCGTCCGGCGGACGACGTCCGCTCCAGCTATCTGGAAAGATCCGCATAAGAATTTCTAGAGAATCTTTGAAATTATAAATTTCAAGCTGgacattttaaattaaataatttcaCGGTTGAATTGATGATGATTTGTGGCTCCCCTAAATTGTTCTTAAAGTTCGAAACAGGTGTTCgcttttgtggaaaaaaaaaaaaaaaaacttgactgGTGATTTGACTAGAAGATCGGTTAGCATGAAtcaacaaattttgaaatttgaacttCGTATTTATTTAAGATTGTAAGAGATTGAGTGCAGCGGactgaaaattgaaaattccaTTGCCTTGATCGTTTTTGGACCGAGAAATTTCATTTTCCCTCCGCTCTTTCGCCTCCGACTTGGCTCCCTCTGCCTTCTGTTATATTGTCCATTTGCTAAGTGGGAAGACCAGAGATATCGTCCCTAGGGAGCGCGGTGAACACAGCTCGCTCCTCGGATCGTGTGGACGCGGGCTATCGGGCAGTTATTCAAAGGTGCGATcgtgattgtttttttttttttttatttgaaatagaGCCGAATTGAACTTCAAGCTGTTCCGATGCAAGCCTACGGGGAGATTAGGTCACTCAACCTTTTTATCAGAACAAAATCAGCTGTACAAAATCTGCACAAAATCAACTGAGCCACAAGCACTATGGAGACAAAACAGCAGTGCTCAGCAGTAGATGATCATCAAGTAACAAAAAGAAAGGACTTAGTTGAGGAAAAGCTTATCAGCCAGCCCCTAGCGTCAGAGTACTCAGTTTTTGAACAACATCCACTATCATGTCACTACCATCAACCACAGTCTGAGTTATTGCTTCAAGGATTGCCGGGAAGTTCCTTAGGAATTGGGATCGTCCTTCCAGTCCTCTGGTCAACAAACGTTTCCATTTGAAGCTGTTAGCGAAATTCCCAATCTGACCACCTAGGAGGTCAATGTTTCCTAGAAGTTTCTCCATTACATGCATTTTAGGGCATACCAAATCTGCTGAATCTAAAATAACAGCTGCCTAAAGGGCTACCATAGAGTGTCTACAATAGATAGCACCAACCCAGGACTGATTAGGATAATGGAAAGACAGAACGTGGGCATGATAATGGCACCTGTTACTCGGTTGGTGATGAACTGTAATAAGCCATATTCCAGCCGTAGCTGGAGCTGCTGGACTTCTTTGGCATCCACCGCCTTATGGCCTGAGGGATGGTGAAGGTGGCCCATTATGGTAGGCCTCAATCCTTAATGACCATAACTTTCCAACATATGGTAGGGAAGATCATTTCCCAGCATCTTCCAATCCAGCCCCTTGTAAATGATGTAAAATGCCACTTCGTATAACACCGACATGTGGGGGAATCTTTTAATTGGAAATTTCCTAATGATGGCTGCCCAAACATTGGGAGAAATCTTGTACCCAATGAAGAGATGCCTCTGGTCCTCCTCTTGACATTTGCATAATGGACATCTATTAAGCaattgaaaaccaagtttttttaacaTATCCTGGGTTGGCAATCGATCTTCACAAGCAAAAAAATCTGTCTACAAAAATCTGGGGTGACAGCGAGCAGACCAAACCCAGCTTCTCCACTGATGCGAAGGGGCAGTCTTGCGAATAGAATCCCAAACATCTGATTTCTTCCAAGTAGATATATCATTTCCTTCCCAAGTGAGACGATCAGACACGCGACCCTCATCTAAATGGCACCCTTGTAGCTTACCTGAAATGAGGAGTTTAAGCTCATCATCCCAATGCATCTCGTTAAAGGATTCAAACACTTGAGACTGTCAATTTTGGCCTATGCAAAATTTGTCCAATCATACCATATGGGACCTCCTTAATGGGCACCGACGAATTCCATTTGTCTACCAAAAAATAAGCTTCATTTCCATCAAAGATCTGCCAGTGAACCTGTTCTTAATGTCGTTCCAATGCTTTAACATCATCTTTTAGAGCCATGAATGGTGTGATATAGCCTTGCATGTCTATAAACCTTCCTCACTAAGATATTTCTTTTGCATAATTGGGGTCTAGAGTTTATCTATGGTAGGAATACTGACAGTTAGATGGTGCAGTGCAGCTTGGTTCAGTTCCACGAGATGTTTAATGCCAATCCCACCCTCACTAAATGGTTTGGACAGCTGTTTCCAACAATATAATGAGATTTCCTATTTTCTGGCCATTCGTTCCATAAAAACATTGTCATAATCTTCTCAATGTACTTAAGAGTCTTCGGAGGGGTTGGGGGCACTGATATCCAATAATCCAGTCTGCGAAATCACTTTTTTAAGAAAGCAAACAAACTCTCCTTGAGTACGACGAGAGTTTGCTTTTCCATTCAGCTAATTGACTTGATATTTTCCGTATAAGGCCTTTGCATAACGCAATTGACATGTTACCTGCAAAAAGAGGAATACCCAAGTAGTTCAAAGGAAGAGTAG
This window of the Nymphaea colorata isolate Beijing-Zhang1983 chromosome 2, ASM883128v2, whole genome shotgun sequence genome carries:
- the LOC116247170 gene encoding uncharacterized protein LOC116247170 is translated as MKPVVGVVVSNKMQKSVVVAVDHLFHHKLYNRYIRRTSKFMAHDENNDCNIGDRVKLDPSRPLSKRKRWVVAEILKKAMIYVPLRQKNH